The DNA sequence CCTGCCCGACGGTGACGGCCTCGACGTGCTGCGCGAGCTGCGCCACCGCACCGGCACCGCGATCATCACCGTCACCGCCCGCGGCGAGGAGCGGGAACGGGTGCTCGGCCTGCGGCTCGGCGCGGACGACTACGTGGTGAAGCCGTTCGGCACCGCGGAGCTCCTGGCCCGCATCGAAGCCGTGCTGCGCCGCACCCGCGCCGCCCGTGCCGCCGAACGCGAGCACGAGATCACCCTCGGCCCACTGACCCTCGACCCGGCCGGCCGGGAAGCCAGGCTCCACGGCGAACCGGTGCCGCTGACGCGCAAGGAGTTCGACCTGCTCGCCCTGCTGGTCGGCCGCGCGGGCACGGTCGTCAGCCGCGACCTCATCGTGGACCAGGTGTGGCAGGCGCACTGGGAAGCGCCGTCACGCACCCTCGACACCCACATCGCCGCCCTGCGCGGCAAGCTCGGCGACGCGGTGCGCATCGAGACGATCCGGGGTGTGGGCTACCGGGTGGCAGCCCACACCTGACCGGCGATCACCACACGTGGGCGACGTCCACCACGACCCGGTTGCTCAGCGTGAACACCCGGAACGGCAGCAGGGCGCGCACGCCCAGCCCGACCGTCGTCTGCCCCTCGAACGACCCGGCCCACGCGACCTGCCGGAACGTCTGGTAGCCCGTGACGTCGACCAGCTCGGCCGCGTTCGGGTAGGTGTAGGTCGGGTTGCCGTCCTGGTCGTAGGCCGGCGAGTTGACCGTGATCTGGAGCTTGGCGCCGCCGCGCAACGGCACCGGCTTGCCCGAGCCCTCGTGGGTCACCTCGGGCACGTACTGCACGGTGTAGCCGTCGTTCGTGCCCGCGAAGTCGAACACCAGCCGGTCGTAGCACTCCTGCTGACCTGCGCGGACGTTGGTCAGCGACCCGGTCGTCGTCTGGGTCGCGTACTTCGCGCCCGACCCCCAGGTGACCGGCGCGCAGGCGACCGGCGCGGCCGAGGCCACCACCGGGGACGCCACCGCGAACGCCGTCATCGCCGCGAGCAGCACCGCAACTGTGCGTAGCATGCTGATTCCCCCTTCCGCGGGCCGGATCGGCCCGCCGTCGATATGACGCACGTCACCCCCGGGAGGTTGCCCCCGCGTGCTGCGCCGCCTGCTGGTCCTCATCGTGCCGCTGCTGGTCGCCCTGGTCGCGGCCCTCGGCGTGCCGCTGGCGTTCGCGGTCGTGCAGCGGGAGAGCCAGGAGACCTACCTCGACCGGTTGGGTGACGCGAGCCGGTTCGCGTCCCTGGCCGAGAACGCCCTGGCGTCGGGCCGGCTGACCGCGTTGCGGGAGGAACTCGTGCGGTACGACCGGCTCTACGGCATCTCGGCGGCGTTGGTCGGCACCGACGGCACGGTGCTGGAGGCCTCGCGCCACCCGTTCCCCCTCACGGACCGGAACGTCGAGGTGGGCCTGGAGGCGGCGTTCGGCGGCTACCGGGGCGAGACCGACCAGTCGGTGTGGCCGTGGGAGCGGGTCGACCTCGTCGTGGTCGAACCGGTGGGCCGGGACAGCGAGGTGGTGGCCGCCGTCGTGACCATCTCCCCGACCGACGGTCTGCGGTCCGCGGTCCTGCGGCAGTGGGGCGTCCTGGCGTTGATCGGCCTGGTCCCGATGCTGGGCGTGGTCGCGGTGGCGTGGCCGATGTCGCGCTGGGTGCTGCGCCCGGTCCGCAGGCTGGACGAGGCCACCGCCGCCGTCGCGGGCGGCCGGCTCGACGCGCGTGCCGACGAGCTCGGCGGCCCACCCGAACTGCGCCGACTGGCCGCGAGCTTCAACGCCATGGTCGACGTCGTCGGCCGCGCGCTGCGTCGGCAACGCGCGTTCGTGGCCGACGCCTCCCACCAGCTCCGCAACCCGCTGGCCAGCCTCCGCCTCGCCGTCGACAACCTGGCACCCCACGTCGCCGACGACGAGGGCCGCGAGGCGCACCGCATCGCCGTCGACGAGGCCGAGGAGATGGGCCGCGTCCTGGACACCCTCCTGGCCGCCACGCGCCTCGACAGCGCCTCCGCCGCCGAACCGGTCGACGTGGACGGCCTGCTCACCACCCACGTCCCCGGCTGGCGGGCGTTGGCGGGGGCCATGCGGCTGGAGGTCGCCGTCCCACCGGGCCTGCGCGCCCTCGAACCACCCGGCGGCCTGGGCAGCGTGCTGGACGAACTCGTCGGCAACGCCATCCGCCTCTCCGGCGGCACCACCGTGCGGGTCTGGGGCCGGGCCGTGAACGGCGGCGTCGAACTCCACGTGACCGACGACGGCACGGGCCTGTCACCGGACGAGCGAGCCTCCGCCCTGAGCCGCTTCTGGCGCGCACCGCGCCACCAGAACGTCGCGGGCACCGGCCTGGGGCTGGCCATCTGCGCCGAACTGATCGCCTCGGCCGGTGGCGACCTCAGCCTGCACCCGGCCGAGCCGCACGGCCTGGACGCCGTCGTCCACCTGCGCACCGCCCCCGTCCGAGGCGTCCTCGCCTGAGGCCGCTCCGCTCCGGTGCGGACCGGGGCCGCTTCCCCTCCCGAAGCCGCCTCCTCACCGGGGTCGGCTGCGAGAGGTCCGGCGCCCGACCGGTCCGTCGTGGTCCTGCGTGCGTGGGCCTGCGTGCGCGTCCTGCGCGCTCGACCGGTCCGTCGTGCCCGCCTGTCCCGTGGGGCGGGCGGTGTCGGCGCGTGCGGCCCTGTCCTGTGCGGCCCCGTCCTGTGCAGCCCTGTCGCGCTGGGGTCCGGCCGCGAGCCCGCCCGGGGTCGTGCCGCTCGCCGTGGGTGCCGCCTCCTTCCATCCCGGCAACGTCAATGGTGTGCCGGAAGTTTCTCCCTTCACGACGCTTCGCCCTATCGGGTGATCAGGAGGGGTGTCCCGGTGCCTGCTAGCGCTTGGTCGAGCGGAACCAGCGGGTGGCGCCGGGGTGCAGGGGGATCTGGCCCGTGGCGATGCCCGTGCGCACGTTGATCCGGCTGGCCTCCGGGTGGCCGGCGGCGATGCGGGCCGATTGCGTGAACACCGTTCGCGTCACCACCTCGACCACGTCCGGGTCCAGTGAGGTCCTCGCCAGCAGCAGGTTCG is a window from the Saccharothrix saharensis genome containing:
- a CDS encoding response regulator transcription factor; this encodes MRILVVEDDDRVARGLLTALRHAGYEVHRVGTAAAALTAPPADVVLLDLGLPDGDGLDVLRELRHRTGTAIITVTARGEERERVLGLRLGADDYVVKPFGTAELLARIEAVLRRTRAARAAEREHEITLGPLTLDPAGREARLHGEPVPLTRKEFDLLALLVGRAGTVVSRDLIVDQVWQAHWEAPSRTLDTHIAALRGKLGDAVRIETIRGVGYRVAAHT
- a CDS encoding AMIN-like domain-containing (lipo)protein encodes the protein MLRTVAVLLAAMTAFAVASPVVASAAPVACAPVTWGSGAKYATQTTTGSLTNVRAGQQECYDRLVFDFAGTNDGYTVQYVPEVTHEGSGKPVPLRGGAKLQITVNSPAYDQDGNPTYTYPNAAELVDVTGYQTFRQVAWAGSFEGQTTVGLGVRALLPFRVFTLSNRVVVDVAHVW
- a CDS encoding sensor histidine kinase; this translates as MLRRLLVLIVPLLVALVAALGVPLAFAVVQRESQETYLDRLGDASRFASLAENALASGRLTALREELVRYDRLYGISAALVGTDGTVLEASRHPFPLTDRNVEVGLEAAFGGYRGETDQSVWPWERVDLVVVEPVGRDSEVVAAVVTISPTDGLRSAVLRQWGVLALIGLVPMLGVVAVAWPMSRWVLRPVRRLDEATAAVAGGRLDARADELGGPPELRRLAASFNAMVDVVGRALRRQRAFVADASHQLRNPLASLRLAVDNLAPHVADDEGREAHRIAVDEAEEMGRVLDTLLAATRLDSASAAEPVDVDGLLTTHVPGWRALAGAMRLEVAVPPGLRALEPPGGLGSVLDELVGNAIRLSGGTTVRVWGRAVNGGVELHVTDDGTGLSPDERASALSRFWRAPRHQNVAGTGLGLAICAELIASAGGDLSLHPAEPHGLDAVVHLRTAPVRGVLA